Proteins from a single region of Deltaproteobacteria bacterium CG11_big_fil_rev_8_21_14_0_20_42_23:
- a CDS encoding carbamoyl phosphate synthase small subunit, which yields MSLLHQSTSQQTPITLLLEDGTIFPGFSFGAPADSFGEIVFNTGMVGYPESFTDPSYRGQILVLTYPLIGNYGVPDDSQTALREWFESDRVQISGLVVSEYSETHYHWQSHSGLSDWLVQQGVPGICGVDTRALTKHLRSKGTMRAKIIQEKNVPALQVKNLVFEPKTSRHVVSEVSVKTSITYDGGKKRIALIDCGCKNTIIHSLMKRGATVIRVPWNYDVTSLDVDGVLCSNGPGDPTANQATIRNLQKVLKAEIPLFGICLGNQLMSLAVGAKTYKLKFGHRSQNQPCFVVGTKRCYITSQNHGYAVDEKTLPSDWEPWFENANDGSNEGLRHKTKPFMSVQFHPEAMPGPVDTAFLFDEFLSMLG from the coding sequence ATGAGTTTACTTCATCAGTCGACATCGCAGCAAACCCCCATCACACTTCTTCTTGAAGACGGTACAATATTTCCTGGTTTTTCTTTTGGTGCTCCAGCAGATTCTTTTGGCGAAATCGTCTTTAATACCGGCATGGTAGGCTATCCAGAGTCATTTACAGATCCATCTTACCGCGGTCAAATCTTGGTGCTCACCTATCCCCTTATTGGAAATTATGGAGTTCCCGACGATAGCCAAACCGCACTTCGAGAGTGGTTCGAATCTGACCGCGTTCAGATTTCTGGGCTTGTTGTTTCGGAGTATTCTGAAACCCATTATCATTGGCAGTCACATTCTGGTCTTTCGGATTGGCTTGTGCAGCAAGGAGTTCCGGGTATCTGTGGTGTGGATACACGAGCACTTACAAAGCATCTTCGAAGTAAAGGGACGATGCGTGCAAAAATAATTCAAGAAAAAAATGTTCCAGCTTTGCAGGTAAAGAACTTGGTGTTTGAGCCAAAGACATCCAGACATGTTGTTTCAGAAGTAAGTGTGAAAACGTCAATTACCTACGATGGTGGAAAAAAACGAATAGCACTTATCGACTGTGGTTGTAAAAATACCATCATTCATTCTCTTATGAAACGTGGCGCAACTGTTATTCGTGTGCCATGGAACTACGATGTCACTAGCTTAGATGTTGATGGAGTTTTATGTTCCAACGGTCCTGGCGATCCCACCGCAAATCAGGCTACAATTCGAAATCTCCAAAAAGTGCTGAAAGCCGAAATACCTCTTTTTGGAATTTGCTTAGGCAATCAACTGATGTCTCTTGCCGTTGGTGCAAAAACGTACAAACTCAAATTTGGGCATCGCTCGCAAAACCAGCCCTGTTTTGTTGTTGGGACGAAGCGATGTTACATCACATCTCAAAACCATGGCTATGCCGTTGATGAAAAAACACTTCCTTCAGATTGGGAACCTTGGTTTGAAAACGCAAATGATGGCTCAAACGAAGGGCTTCGACATAAAACAAAACCCTTCATGAGTGTACAGTTTCATCCCGAAGCCATGCCTGGCCCGGTTGATACCGCATTTTTGTTTGATGAGTTTCTTTCAATGCTTGGATAA
- a CDS encoding peptidase — translation MKKKRFSFLTLLGIACLVSAGTIFALAHFGGIKPAITDDVVKSETVPAPQIKPASWFDNRPASFADLAERVSPAVVNISTQTTVKNNRQMPFRQFGPNDPFNDFFNRFFDQMPEEEKRNSLGSGVIIEENGTILTNNHVISGADQIEVKLKDGRKYKAIVVGTDEKTDVAVIKIKEKAKLPTAVLGDSDSMRPGDWTMAIGNPFGLEQTVTVGVVSATGRVIGGGPYAKFIQTDASINPGNSGGPLFNLKGEVIGINTMIYATGQGIGFAIPINLAKQIAPQLEKDGKVTRGWLGVSIQEITPELAKSFGIKDEDGALIAEVFDGSPAAKLGIKRGDVITMFDGQKINDPYDLSLTVGNTIPGKEVDVIVLREGKEVQLKGKIGMNEDERLAEASPSASGGKADVLGLVTRSLSESDFQRYELPKGTSGVVIERVEPGSSAEAADVRSGDILLEMNGAKVTNMSSYKDLIKKLEKGKVVRLFLKRGIASIFVAFPLN, via the coding sequence GTGAAGAAAAAAAGATTTTCATTTCTGACATTGTTGGGAATTGCTTGTTTGGTGAGCGCAGGCACTATTTTTGCGCTAGCTCATTTTGGCGGTATCAAACCCGCTATAACTGATGATGTGGTGAAAAGTGAAACTGTTCCTGCTCCGCAAATAAAGCCTGCATCATGGTTTGATAACCGGCCAGCATCTTTTGCAGATTTGGCAGAGCGAGTAAGCCCAGCGGTTGTCAATATTTCAACGCAAACCACCGTAAAGAACAATCGTCAAATGCCGTTTAGACAATTTGGACCAAACGATCCCTTCAATGATTTCTTCAATAGATTTTTTGATCAAATGCCAGAGGAAGAAAAACGCAACAGTTTGGGCTCGGGTGTTATCATCGAAGAAAATGGAACCATCTTAACCAACAATCACGTGATAAGTGGTGCAGATCAAATTGAAGTAAAATTAAAAGATGGAAGAAAATATAAAGCAATCGTGGTTGGTACAGACGAAAAAACAGATGTTGCCGTAATCAAAATTAAAGAAAAAGCAAAACTTCCCACTGCAGTCCTGGGAGATTCAGATTCCATGCGGCCTGGAGACTGGACCATGGCAATTGGAAATCCTTTTGGCTTGGAGCAAACCGTAACCGTCGGAGTTGTTTCCGCAACGGGCAGAGTGATTGGTGGCGGCCCATACGCGAAATTTATTCAGACCGATGCTTCTATTAATCCCGGAAATAGTGGCGGTCCACTCTTCAACTTGAAAGGCGAAGTGATTGGCATTAACACCATGATTTATGCAACGGGCCAAGGCATTGGCTTTGCCATCCCTATCAACTTGGCCAAACAAATTGCTCCACAACTTGAAAAAGACGGAAAGGTAACTCGTGGTTGGCTTGGAGTTTCCATCCAAGAAATTACTCCTGAGTTGGCAAAGTCGTTTGGCATCAAAGACGAAGATGGCGCTCTTATCGCCGAAGTCTTTGATGGTTCACCCGCAGCAAAGCTGGGGATTAAAAGAGGCGATGTGATCACGATGTTTGATGGTCAAAAAATAAATGATCCCTACGATCTCTCTCTAACAGTTGGAAACACTATCCCTGGCAAAGAAGTTGACGTCATCGTTTTGCGCGAAGGAAAAGAAGTCCAGCTGAAAGGAAAAATTGGAATGAACGAAGATGAAAGATTGGCAGAAGCATCACCGTCTGCATCAGGCGGAAAGGCTGATGTCTTGGGCCTTGTTACCAGGTCGCTTTCCGAAAGTGATTTTCAACGTTATGAACTTCCAAAGGGAACAAGTGGAGTAGTGATTGAGCGTGTTGAACCAGGTTCTTCAGCAGAAGCAGCTGATGTACGATCTGGCGATATTCTGTTGGAAATGAATGGAGCTAAAGTAACGAATATGAGCTCTTATAAAGACCTCATAAAAAAATTAGAAAAAGGGAAGGTGGTAAGACTGTTTCTGAAAAGAGGAATTGCGAGTATTTTCGTTGCCTTTCCGTTGAATTGA